The following DNA comes from Labilibaculum sp. DW002.
GTTACAATTCCTGTATCTGAATCAATCTGGAACCAGCCATGGAAATCGTTAGTCAATTCGTAAGTTACCTTATCGCCATCTTCATCAAGAACATTGGCAGTCAAATGAACGATGTCGTTTACCGCTGCATTTTCATTGATTTCATTAGCTGCAAGATCAGTATCAGTAATATCTTTTCCAGTGATCAAATGATCCGTATCTCCTCCACCTGGCGTTGTACCATCAGCTTCAGTGATCACAATCTCAAAATCTTTACTAGTTGTAGATAAATCTGTACTGGTCGCTTTAACCGAAACTGTTGCTTTGTGATCCGTTAGATTTGTAGAATCGTAATCGATGTTGACTTTTACGCTTACTACTCCTGAGTTTGCATCAATCTGGAACCAGCCATGGAAATCGTTAGTCAACTCGTAAGTTACTTTATCGCCATCTTCATCAACAACATTGGCTGTCAAATGAACAAGGTCGTTTATCGCTGCATTCTCTGAAATTGTATTTGAATCCGTATCGATATCTACAATATCTTTTCCAGTGATCAAGTGATCCGTATCTCCTCCACCCGGAGTTGA
Coding sequences within:
- a CDS encoding cadherin repeat domain-containing protein, with amino-acid sequence STPGGGDTDHLITGKDIVDIDTDSNTISENAAINDLVHLTANVVDEDGDKVTYELTNDFHGWFQIDANSGVVSVKVNIDYDSTNLTDHKATVSVKATSTDLSTTSKDFEIVITEADGTTPGGGDTDHLITGKDITDTDLAANEINENAAVNDIVHLTANVLDEDGDKVTYELTNDFHGWFQIDSDTGIVTVKGNIDYDSTNLTDHKATVSVKATSTDLSTTSKDFEIEITEADGTTPGGGDTDHLITGKDIADIDTDSNTISENAAINDIVHLTANVVDEDGDKVTYELTNDFNGWFQIDSDTGIVTVKGNIDYDSTDLTDHKATVIVKATSTDLSHTSKDFEIVITEADGSTPGGGDTDHLITGKDIADIDT